One region of Estrella lausannensis genomic DNA includes:
- a CDS encoding glycosyltransferase family 2 protein, translating into MSLFEDLSNFFSMLSLIGVQQLSWGWKAFIIYGLIFLLFALLSLIQSVVGCATILWRFREVPAEDIYRIIRSNSLPEITFVVPAYNERKDIVHTVKNMLSLSYRYKKIIIINDGSTDNTFELLKTNFYLYPVPPSCPGHFETSHIKSYYASKHHPALLVIDKVNGGKADALNAGLNATTSEFVVCADADTLVDDLALNRLIRPFLLHPETVAAHASIGNVNGCTIKDNRIVEVKFPQKLLLGFQVIDFMKGFLVERLGVSWTKGTLVIPGNFGMFRLSALIEIGGYDRTSIIEDTEIITRMHKYYLDRKRPYRITYIPDIVAWTEAPNTIKTLGKQRLRWYKGTTQNIWEYRSMWFNPRYRSIGLYIIPMTLLEKAAPLIEMSGFVILGMALFDSQVDPILVLSIASISWGFLTLLVMLTLVIEYIAYETYKTWTDFGRMMKCVACYTCYHYLLMWWRIRGLYAPKPKKPGWTPIREGYEETQHH; encoded by the coding sequence ATGTCTCTTTTTGAAGATCTGTCAAACTTTTTTAGCATGCTCTCCCTGATCGGGGTCCAGCAACTCAGCTGGGGCTGGAAAGCATTTATCATCTATGGACTCATCTTTTTGCTCTTCGCCCTGCTGTCATTAATTCAGAGCGTTGTCGGCTGCGCAACAATACTGTGGCGATTCCGGGAAGTCCCCGCAGAGGATATATATAGAATTATCCGCTCCAACTCACTCCCAGAGATTACCTTTGTGGTACCGGCGTACAACGAACGAAAGGACATCGTGCATACAGTCAAAAATATGCTGTCGCTCTCGTACCGCTACAAAAAAATCATCATCATCAACGACGGATCGACCGATAACACGTTTGAGCTTCTCAAAACCAATTTTTACCTCTATCCTGTTCCGCCGTCTTGCCCCGGCCACTTTGAGACAAGTCACATCAAGAGCTATTACGCAAGCAAGCATCACCCGGCGCTTCTTGTGATCGATAAAGTCAACGGCGGGAAAGCAGACGCGTTAAATGCCGGGCTCAATGCCACAACTTCGGAATTTGTTGTGTGCGCTGATGCCGACACTTTAGTTGACGATTTAGCCCTGAACCGCCTCATCAGGCCGTTTTTACTCCACCCAGAAACAGTAGCGGCACACGCATCGATTGGCAACGTCAACGGCTGCACCATCAAAGACAACAGGATCGTCGAGGTCAAATTTCCGCAAAAATTGCTGCTCGGTTTCCAGGTCATAGACTTCATGAAAGGGTTTTTGGTCGAACGTCTGGGTGTGAGCTGGACAAAAGGAACCCTTGTTATTCCCGGCAATTTCGGGATGTTTCGCCTATCCGCCCTAATTGAAATCGGAGGCTATGATCGCACTTCGATCATTGAGGACACCGAAATCATCACCCGGATGCACAAATACTATCTGGATCGAAAACGTCCTTACAGAATCACCTACATTCCGGACATCGTTGCCTGGACAGAAGCCCCCAACACCATAAAAACACTGGGGAAGCAGCGCCTGCGCTGGTACAAAGGGACGACTCAAAATATTTGGGAATACCGTTCAATGTGGTTCAACCCGCGTTACCGATCTATCGGCCTGTACATCATTCCGATGACTCTTCTGGAAAAAGCGGCTCCCCTAATTGAGATGTCAGGATTTGTCATCCTCGGCATGGCTCTGTTTGATTCACAGGTCGATCCAATCCTGGTTTTATCAATCGCCTCCATCAGCTGGGGCTTTTTGACTTTACTCGTCATGCTCACCCTTGTAATCGAGTACATCGCTTACGAAACCTACAAAACCTGGACGGATTTTGGGCGGATGATGAAGTGCGTTGCCTGCTACACATGCTATCACTACCTATTGATGTGGTGGCGTATCAGGGGTCTTTATGCTCCCAAGCCTAAAAAACCCGGCTGGACGCCCATCCGCGAAGGCTACGAAGAGACGCAGCACCATTAA
- the tdh gene encoding L-threonine 3-dehydrogenase: MKALVKAKGEEGLWLQEVPEPKIKPHEVLVKIKKSAICGTDVHIYKWDEWAKKTIPVPMIVGHEFMGEIIEVGESVQGLSPGDRVCAEGHLTCGQCISCKTGKRYLCTSRKGIGVNTTGTFAEYAALPAENIFKLPSFVSDDVASIFDPFGNAVHTALTFNLTAEDVLITGAGPIGCMVTAIAKMAGARHIIVTDINEGRLQLAKQMGATHTVDVSKTSLQEAVKTLGISTGFTVGLEMSGSPVAFNDMLKAMRHGGQIALLGILPPGTVIDWDLVIFKLLAIKGIYGREGFSTWFQMTNLLESGLNIDPVITHRFPIEEFDHGFRLMKDGKSGKVILNWE, from the coding sequence ATGAAAGCACTAGTGAAGGCAAAAGGCGAAGAAGGACTGTGGTTGCAGGAGGTGCCCGAGCCAAAGATCAAGCCCCACGAAGTATTGGTAAAAATCAAAAAAAGTGCCATCTGCGGCACAGACGTCCATATCTACAAATGGGATGAGTGGGCAAAAAAAACAATACCGGTGCCGATGATTGTCGGTCATGAGTTCATGGGAGAGATCATCGAGGTCGGAGAGTCCGTTCAAGGCCTTTCTCCCGGCGATCGCGTCTGCGCCGAAGGCCATTTAACCTGCGGCCAGTGCATCTCCTGCAAGACAGGAAAACGCTACCTCTGCACCTCCAGAAAAGGAATAGGCGTCAACACGACCGGAACCTTTGCCGAATACGCTGCCCTCCCTGCGGAAAACATTTTTAAATTACCCTCTTTTGTCAGCGATGACGTAGCTTCCATCTTCGACCCCTTTGGCAATGCAGTTCACACAGCGCTCACCTTTAACCTGACGGCTGAAGATGTGCTGATCACGGGTGCCGGTCCCATCGGCTGCATGGTGACGGCCATCGCAAAAATGGCAGGAGCACGCCACATCATCGTGACCGACATCAACGAAGGACGACTCCAGCTGGCAAAACAAATGGGTGCCACGCACACGGTCGACGTATCGAAGACATCCCTTCAGGAAGCCGTCAAGACGCTTGGCATCTCAACAGGTTTCACAGTTGGTCTCGAAATGTCAGGCAGTCCGGTAGCTTTCAACGACATGCTTAAAGCGATGCGCCATGGAGGACAGATTGCCCTTCTTGGTATTTTGCCTCCAGGAACGGTCATCGACTGGGATCTTGTCATCTTCAAACTTCTTGCCATCAAAGGGATTTATGGACGGGAGGGTTTCTCGACCTGGTTCCAAATGACCAATTTGCTTGAAAGCGGCCTCAACATCGATCCGGTGATCACCCACCGTTTCCCCATCGAAGAGTTCGACCACGGCTTCCGCCTGATGAAAGACGGAAAGTCGGGAAAGGTGATACTCAACTGGGAGTGA